A window of Brachybacterium fresconis contains these coding sequences:
- a CDS encoding DinB family protein, with protein sequence MTAHDPRRFGPMTAPERETLDHWVDFYRQSLLLKIDGLDADHLCRRSVPPSTMSPIGLVRHLTEVEAYWLREVLLEEEQPDLYCTVTSREGDFDDVDPATAAADVERYRAELVATRAAQANWTDLDGPVRGLRRGERVNLRWILTHLIEEYARHLGHLDLLREAIDGRTGY encoded by the coding sequence ATGACTGCTCACGATCCCCGCCGCTTCGGACCGATGACTGCTCCCGAGCGGGAGACCCTCGACCATTGGGTCGACTTCTACCGCCAGAGCCTGCTGCTGAAGATCGACGGCCTGGACGCCGATCACCTGTGCCGCCGCTCCGTGCCGCCGTCGACCATGAGCCCGATCGGCCTCGTCCGCCATCTCACCGAGGTCGAAGCGTACTGGCTGCGTGAGGTCCTGCTGGAGGAGGAGCAGCCGGACCTGTACTGCACGGTGACCAGCCGGGAGGGGGACTTCGACGACGTCGATCCCGCGACCGCCGCGGCCGATGTCGAGCGGTACCGCGCAGAGCTCGTCGCCACCCGCGCCGCGCAGGCGAACTGGACGGACCTCGATGGACCCGTTCGCGGGCTGCGCCGCGGGGAGAGGGTGAATCTGCGCTGGATCCTCACCCATCTGATCGAGGAGTACGCCCGCCACCTCGGACATCTCGACCTGCTGCGCGAGGCGATCGACGGGCGTACCGGATACTGA
- the gdhA gene encoding NADP-specific glutamate dehydrogenase, which translates to MIDSMLQNTYDQVLHRNPGEPEFQQAVREVFESLEVIQGRHPEYNDQGIIMRLCEPERQIIFRVPWVDDEGTVQINRGFRVEYNSALGPYKGGLRFHPSVNLGIVKFLGFEQIFKNSLTGLPIGGGKGGSDFDPHGRSDGEVMRFCQSFMTELHRHMGEYTDVPAGDIGVGAREIGYLFGQYKRLTNRYEAGVLTGKGLDWGGSLVRKEATGYGAAIFADEMLKARDSSFDGRRVAVSGSGNVAIYAIEKAKQLGGIPVTASDSSGYVVDENGIDFELLQQVKEVERGRIVEYAERRGGSARFVPGGSVWDVPVDIALPSATQNELDADAARTLVKNGVLAVSEGANMPCTPEAVGIFHDADVAFGPGKAANAGGVATSALEMQQNASRDAWSFGHTEQRLTEIMKGIHTTCLETADELGRPGDYVVGANVAGFRKVADAMIAFGVI; encoded by the coding sequence ATGATCGATTCGATGCTCCAGAACACGTACGACCAGGTGCTGCACCGCAACCCCGGTGAACCGGAGTTCCAGCAGGCGGTGCGGGAGGTCTTCGAGTCGCTGGAGGTCATCCAGGGTCGTCACCCGGAGTACAACGACCAGGGCATCATCATGCGCCTGTGCGAGCCGGAGCGTCAGATCATCTTCCGCGTCCCCTGGGTGGACGACGAGGGCACCGTCCAGATCAACCGCGGCTTCCGCGTCGAGTACAACTCCGCGCTCGGCCCCTACAAGGGCGGTCTGCGGTTCCACCCCTCCGTGAACCTCGGCATCGTGAAGTTCCTCGGCTTCGAGCAGATCTTCAAGAACTCCCTGACCGGGCTGCCCATCGGCGGCGGCAAGGGCGGCTCCGACTTCGACCCGCACGGGCGCAGCGACGGCGAGGTGATGCGCTTCTGCCAGTCCTTCATGACCGAGCTGCATCGGCACATGGGGGAGTACACCGACGTCCCCGCCGGCGACATCGGCGTCGGCGCCCGCGAGATCGGCTACCTCTTCGGCCAGTACAAGCGCCTGACCAATCGCTACGAGGCCGGCGTCCTGACCGGCAAGGGTCTGGACTGGGGCGGGTCCCTCGTGCGCAAGGAGGCCACCGGCTACGGTGCCGCGATCTTCGCCGACGAGATGCTCAAGGCCCGCGATTCCTCCTTCGACGGCCGTCGCGTCGCCGTCTCCGGCTCCGGCAACGTTGCGATCTACGCGATCGAGAAGGCGAAGCAGCTCGGGGGCATCCCGGTGACCGCATCGGACTCCTCCGGCTACGTCGTCGACGAGAACGGCATCGACTTCGAGCTGCTCCAGCAGGTCAAGGAGGTCGAGCGCGGACGCATCGTGGAGTACGCCGAGCGTCGGGGCGGGAGCGCCCGTTTCGTCCCCGGCGGCAGCGTCTGGGACGTCCCGGTCGACATCGCCCTGCCCAGCGCCACCCAGAACGAGCTCGACGCCGACGCCGCCCGCACCCTGGTCAAGAACGGGGTCCTCGCGGTCTCCGAGGGCGCGAACATGCCCTGCACGCCGGAAGCCGTGGGCATCTTCCACGACGCCGATGTGGCCTTCGGCCCGGGCAAGGCCGCGAACGCCGGCGGTGTGGCGACCAGCGCCCTGGAGATGCAGCAGAACGCCAGCCGCGATGCCTGGAGCTTCGGGCACACCGAGCAGCGGCTGACCGAGATCATGAAGGGCATCCACACCACCTGCCTGGAGACCGCCGACGAGCTCGGCCGTCCCGGCGACTACGTGGTGGGCGCGAACGTCGCCGGCTTCCGCAAGGTGGCCGACGCGATGATCGCCTTCGGCGTCATCTGA
- a CDS encoding aminoglycoside phosphotransferase family protein: protein MVPGRPGHPTALLDPASPAMGRRLVEAWRSGTLVLPLREDISPLPLPGLHRSVLPSSLSGAARAVLAGVGERFAAWRVIPQGNAPVIVRIPHVAPSELHQDLVHEIAALTLSPRGVGPVPIAVHDDPSTSPVGHPYVVTTEVPGTAAAPETWTQGHLEAHAARLAQLHAVPAPGRGPVTLGEDAWAAVPPGPPSLLREVEQEVASWQEQHGGVLAEHGLEPFLAAALERVTGIEGEIAELDGFALAHGDLCTTNIMWEHAERGRADPVVRYIDFEWAQGDDPARDLAIIGGAVHGGPWYVPLSEEQVAAFVGAYVRARAEHGEVPSSVTDLAALRRRMRAWTAYDRTAMLVHVASRATTRASHRRVLPLLRGTLAAELAIEV, encoded by the coding sequence ATGGTCCCCGGTCGTCCCGGCCACCCCACGGCCCTGCTGGATCCCGCGTCCCCTGCGATGGGCCGGCGGCTGGTCGAGGCCTGGCGCAGCGGCACCCTGGTCCTTCCGCTGCGCGAGGACATCTCCCCGCTGCCGCTGCCAGGGCTGCACCGGTCGGTGCTGCCGTCCTCGCTCTCCGGCGCCGCGCGAGCGGTCCTGGCCGGCGTCGGCGAGCGCTTCGCCGCCTGGCGCGTGATCCCGCAGGGGAACGCCCCGGTCATCGTGCGGATCCCGCACGTCGCCCCGTCGGAGCTGCACCAGGACCTCGTCCACGAGATCGCGGCGCTGACCCTGTCCCCGCGAGGGGTGGGGCCCGTCCCCATCGCCGTGCACGACGACCCGAGCACCAGCCCCGTCGGCCACCCGTACGTGGTGACCACCGAGGTGCCGGGCACCGCCGCGGCTCCCGAGACCTGGACGCAGGGGCATCTGGAGGCCCATGCCGCACGCCTCGCGCAGCTGCACGCCGTCCCTGCGCCGGGGCGCGGACCGGTCACCCTCGGCGAGGACGCCTGGGCCGCGGTCCCGCCCGGACCACCCTCCCTGCTGCGCGAGGTGGAGCAGGAGGTCGCCTCCTGGCAGGAGCAGCACGGCGGCGTGCTCGCCGAACACGGCCTGGAGCCGTTCCTGGCCGCCGCGCTGGAACGGGTCACCGGCATCGAGGGGGAGATCGCGGAGCTGGACGGATTCGCCCTCGCCCACGGCGACCTGTGCACCACGAACATCATGTGGGAGCACGCCGAGCGGGGACGCGCCGACCCCGTCGTGCGCTATATCGACTTCGAGTGGGCCCAGGGCGATGATCCCGCCCGTGACCTGGCGATCATCGGCGGCGCCGTGCACGGCGGACCCTGGTACGTGCCGCTGTCCGAGGAGCAGGTGGCCGCCTTCGTGGGCGCCTATGTGCGCGCCCGCGCCGAGCACGGCGAGGTGCCGTCCTCGGTCACCGACCTCGCCGCGCTGCGCCGGCGGATGCGGGCGTGGACCGCGTACGACCGCACCGCGATGCTGGTGCATGTCGCCTCGCGCGCTACGACCCGGGCCTCGCATCGTCGGGTGCTGCCGCTGCTGCGCGGCACCCTGGCCGCCGAGCTCGCGATCGAGGTCTGA
- a CDS encoding helix-turn-helix transcriptional regulator — MRNDIKALRTDRRWSQAELGRALEVSRQTVIAIENGRYDPSLPLAFRIAAVFGSSIEAIFHPDDGDLSA; from the coding sequence ATGCGCAACGACATCAAGGCCCTCCGCACCGACCGGCGCTGGTCCCAGGCCGAGCTCGGCAGGGCCCTCGAAGTCTCCCGGCAGACCGTCATCGCGATCGAGAACGGCAGGTACGACCCGTCCCTCCCGCTGGCCTTCCGCATCGCCGCGGTCTTCGGCTCCTCGATCGAGGCGATCTTCCATCCCGACGACGGGGACCTCTCGGCGTGA
- a CDS encoding sulfite exporter TauE/SafE family protein: MELALLAIGVGVGVGIVVGALGAGGGILAVPVLVFLLGMPAHSATASSLIIVLITALVSLPHHARHGNVEWRNGLVFAGVSVVGAFVGSRLSSLVPASVLLTLFGVMLVGVAVMMLRRGLRSRAEERAEAAAHSWRAEHEADEPVTTHDDPVLDQPGPDTVESADGIHRHHGEPELPTAPAPPASPRLPLVLAAATVTGFLTGFFGVGGGFIVVPMLVIALGLAMRRASGTSLLVMVIATAASLLARLGTEVQIDWATTLIFAGGSAVGGLLGGPLSTKARPSTLTLLFSVLLGGVAAVTLAQTLL, translated from the coding sequence ATGGAGCTCGCCCTGCTCGCGATCGGCGTCGGGGTCGGTGTCGGGATCGTGGTCGGGGCGCTCGGCGCGGGCGGCGGAATCCTCGCCGTGCCGGTCCTGGTGTTCCTGCTCGGCATGCCTGCGCATTCCGCGACGGCCTCCAGCCTGATCATCGTGCTGATCACCGCGCTGGTCAGCCTTCCGCACCACGCCCGTCACGGGAACGTCGAATGGCGCAACGGGCTCGTGTTCGCGGGGGTCTCGGTGGTCGGCGCGTTCGTCGGCTCCCGCCTGTCCTCGCTGGTGCCGGCGTCTGTTCTGCTCACCCTGTTCGGCGTGATGCTCGTCGGCGTGGCCGTGATGATGCTGCGTCGAGGGCTGCGCAGCCGCGCGGAGGAGCGCGCCGAGGCCGCCGCGCACTCCTGGCGGGCGGAGCACGAGGCCGACGAGCCGGTGACCACCCACGACGACCCCGTGCTGGACCAGCCGGGTCCCGATACCGTCGAGTCGGCCGACGGGATCCACCGCCATCATGGCGAGCCCGAGCTGCCGACGGCGCCGGCCCCGCCCGCCTCCCCGCGCTTGCCGCTGGTCCTGGCCGCGGCGACCGTCACCGGGTTCCTCACCGGCTTCTTCGGGGTGGGCGGTGGCTTCATCGTGGTGCCGATGCTGGTGATCGCGCTGGGCCTGGCGATGCGTCGCGCCTCCGGGACCAGCCTGCTGGTGATGGTGATCGCGACGGCCGCCAGCCTGTTGGCCCGCCTCGGCACCGAGGTGCAGATCGACTGGGCGACCACACTCATCTTCGCGGGCGGCTCTGCCGTCGGAGGCCTCCTCGGGGGGCCGCTGTCGACCAAGGCACGCCCATCGACGCTGACGCTGCTGTTCTCCGTGCTGCTGGGCGGGGTCGCGGCCGTGACCCTCGCCCAGACGCTGCTGTGA
- a CDS encoding beta-N-acetylglucosaminidase domain-containing protein codes for MSPSSPADSTPVPRVRGLSRRHALGLGLALGGTLALPLPAALADAGHGSGSVSDLRPRPRSVQGSEHEVVLRGKVTVVIGAETDTAAQEALAEVLQSAGSRVHTVVAGSADDIVAGPRIHLGTPEDNPTIAVQLEAAGVPGPDGLAADGYVLATGRNRGPVVTLAGRDARGTYYAVQTLRQLLAGGWRVPAVHVRDAPRMEIRGAIEGFYGIPWSHQARLDHFAFYGAHKLNTYIYTPKDDLLLRSKWRELYEGEELEKLAELVGTASAHHVSFTYALSPGNDITYGSDEDFEATVTKFEQLRELGVTRFYIALDDIPGELDDADAAQFASLAEAQAHYLTRLQEDYVQAHGLEPLETVPTHYAGSEPSAYKRTFGEQTHPDVRIQWTGEGVFSPEVTEDSVVRAVESYHTDHLFIWDNFPVNDGRRDRLFLNPLEGRAPTLHEHIAGFTSNPMIEPYASLIALANYADYCWDPIVYDAEDSWQAVLDELAGADEKIRHDLRVFVDLNLHWPYRDGSPTAPALSADVEAFWAAYDGGTDGGQELSERLATIVGLEDTLEPMASPGFYADTLPWITAAGHWAEALRAQLEMLRAIVEDRLEDASAAAARVGQHIAAAGEATVPDQRADGVYREDQIVPSVGDGVFETFVSRAWEELRAVLPDDPSLPFRGLPATASTTLGTYQDYAPERMVDGDLATMFWSDAAPEVDDEIRIDLEQIHPITFARIQMAGSDTTAGDQIYEGVLEFSADGTSWSQVGSTDGSSVLEVTLPEAQEVRVARLRVTGKNPGGQWVQVREFGLGETAPAS; via the coding sequence ATGTCCCCCTCCTCGCCCGCCGACAGCACCCCGGTTCCCCGCGTCCGCGGCCTGTCCCGCCGCCACGCCCTCGGCCTCGGACTCGCGCTCGGCGGCACCCTCGCCCTCCCGCTGCCCGCCGCGCTCGCCGACGCGGGCCATGGCTCCGGGAGCGTCTCGGATCTGCGGCCGAGGCCGCGATCGGTCCAGGGCAGCGAGCACGAGGTGGTGCTGCGCGGAAAGGTGACGGTCGTGATCGGCGCGGAGACGGACACCGCCGCCCAGGAGGCTCTGGCCGAGGTGCTCCAGAGCGCCGGATCCCGCGTGCACACCGTCGTCGCGGGCTCCGCCGACGACATCGTGGCCGGGCCCCGCATCCACCTCGGCACGCCCGAGGACAATCCCACCATCGCCGTCCAGCTCGAGGCCGCCGGCGTTCCCGGCCCCGACGGCCTGGCCGCCGACGGCTACGTCCTGGCGACCGGACGGAACCGCGGGCCCGTGGTCACCCTGGCCGGCCGCGACGCCCGCGGCACGTACTACGCGGTCCAGACTCTGCGTCAGCTGCTCGCCGGCGGGTGGCGCGTTCCCGCCGTGCACGTGCGCGATGCTCCCCGGATGGAGATCCGCGGGGCGATCGAGGGTTTCTACGGGATCCCCTGGTCCCACCAGGCCCGTCTGGACCACTTCGCGTTCTACGGCGCGCACAAGCTCAACACCTACATCTACACCCCCAAGGACGACCTGCTGCTGCGCTCGAAGTGGCGCGAGCTGTACGAGGGGGAGGAGCTCGAGAAGCTCGCCGAGCTCGTGGGGACCGCGAGCGCGCACCATGTGAGCTTCACCTACGCGCTCTCACCCGGCAACGACATCACCTACGGCAGCGACGAGGACTTCGAGGCCACGGTCACGAAGTTCGAGCAGCTGCGCGAACTCGGGGTCACCCGCTTCTACATCGCGCTGGATGACATCCCCGGTGAGCTCGATGACGCCGACGCCGCCCAGTTCGCCTCCCTCGCCGAGGCGCAGGCCCACTACCTCACCCGTCTCCAGGAGGACTACGTCCAGGCCCACGGCCTCGAGCCTCTCGAGACCGTGCCCACCCATTACGCGGGCTCCGAGCCCAGCGCCTACAAGAGGACCTTCGGCGAGCAGACCCACCCCGACGTCCGCATCCAATGGACCGGCGAGGGGGTCTTCTCGCCCGAGGTCACCGAGGACTCCGTGGTGCGGGCGGTCGAGAGCTACCACACCGATCACCTGTTCATCTGGGACAACTTCCCGGTCAACGACGGGCGGCGCGACCGCCTGTTCCTGAACCCTCTCGAAGGTCGCGCCCCGACGCTGCACGAGCACATCGCCGGCTTCACCTCGAACCCGATGATCGAGCCCTACGCCTCGCTGATCGCCCTGGCGAACTATGCCGACTACTGCTGGGACCCGATCGTCTACGACGCCGAGGACTCCTGGCAGGCCGTGCTCGACGAACTCGCCGGGGCCGACGAGAAGATCCGCCACGACCTGCGGGTCTTCGTCGATCTGAACCTCCACTGGCCCTACCGCGACGGCTCTCCCACCGCTCCCGCGCTCTCGGCCGACGTCGAGGCCTTCTGGGCCGCGTACGACGGCGGGACCGACGGCGGCCAGGAGCTGAGCGAGCGTCTGGCCACCATCGTCGGCCTCGAGGACACCCTGGAGCCGATGGCCTCCCCGGGCTTCTACGCCGACACCCTCCCGTGGATCACCGCGGCCGGTCATTGGGCTGAGGCGTTGCGAGCCCAGCTCGAGATGCTGCGGGCGATCGTCGAGGACCGGCTGGAGGACGCCTCCGCCGCCGCGGCCCGGGTGGGTCAGCACATCGCGGCGGCCGGGGAGGCGACCGTGCCCGATCAGCGCGCGGACGGCGTCTACCGCGAGGACCAGATCGTCCCCAGCGTCGGCGACGGGGTCTTCGAGACCTTCGTGTCCCGGGCCTGGGAGGAGCTGCGGGCGGTGCTGCCCGATGATCCCTCCCTGCCCTTCCGCGGCCTGCCCGCCACCGCGAGCACGACACTGGGCACCTACCAGGACTATGCACCCGAGCGGATGGTCGACGGCGACCTGGCGACCATGTTCTGGTCCGACGCAGCACCGGAGGTCGACGACGAGATCCGCATCGATCTCGAGCAGATCCATCCCATCACCTTCGCCCGGATCCAGATGGCAGGCAGCGACACCACGGCTGGGGACCAGATCTACGAGGGCGTCCTCGAGTTCTCGGCCGACGGGACGAGCTGGTCGCAGGTCGGCTCCACCGACGGCTCCTCCGTCCTCGAGGTGACGCTGCCGGAGGCGCAGGAGGTCCGCGTCGCTCGACTGCGCGTGACCGGGAAGAACCCCGGCGGGCAGTGGGTGCAGGTGCGCGAGTTCGGACTGGGGGAGACGGCGCCTGCGTCCTGA
- a CDS encoding fructosamine kinase family protein, translating to MSDFVKTGPSAPQGYFAAEAAGLAWLDEPQAVPVVTVLETGKDELRLERLESVEPTAEAAREFGRRLARLHDAGAEGFGWAPGDKAWFGPLEKPFDVASDVREDFPDYWADDRLRPLADRVTRTLGADGHDTVDEAIDVIADGAFDGISGQGTEEASRVHGDLWSGNVLWTADGATLIDPAAHGGHRLEDLAMLSLFGAPFLDAIFEGYEAEHPMPGDWEQDLPAHLFFGLLAHVHLFGEAYVDQTIATAEAIIARADQLGF from the coding sequence ATGAGTGACTTCGTGAAGACCGGACCCAGCGCGCCCCAGGGATACTTCGCCGCCGAGGCGGCGGGTCTCGCCTGGCTGGATGAGCCGCAGGCCGTGCCCGTGGTGACCGTGCTCGAGACCGGCAAGGACGAGCTGCGCCTGGAGCGCCTGGAGTCCGTCGAGCCGACGGCCGAGGCCGCCCGCGAGTTCGGCCGCCGCCTGGCACGGCTGCACGACGCCGGGGCCGAGGGCTTCGGCTGGGCACCCGGGGACAAGGCCTGGTTCGGACCGCTCGAGAAGCCCTTCGACGTCGCCTCCGACGTGCGCGAGGACTTCCCGGACTACTGGGCCGACGACCGCCTGCGCCCGCTGGCCGACCGCGTCACCCGCACCCTCGGTGCCGACGGGCACGACACGGTCGACGAGGCGATCGACGTGATCGCCGACGGCGCCTTCGACGGGATCAGCGGACAGGGCACCGAGGAGGCCTCCCGGGTCCACGGCGATCTGTGGTCCGGGAACGTGCTGTGGACCGCCGACGGCGCGACCCTCATCGACCCTGCCGCGCACGGCGGCCACCGCCTCGAGGACCTGGCGATGCTGTCGTTGTTCGGAGCGCCGTTCCTGGACGCGATCTTCGAGGGCTACGAGGCCGAGCATCCGATGCCGGGCGACTGGGAGCAGGACCTGCCCGCCCACCTGTTCTTCGGGCTGCTGGCGCATGTGCATCTGTTCGGGGAGGCCTACGTCGACCAGACGATCGCCACCGCCGAGGCGATCATCGCTCGGGCCGACCAGCTGGGGTTCTGA
- a CDS encoding CPBP family glutamic-type intramembrane protease, giving the protein MNTAPRPFAPLDPHSALTSSDASPADAATAPAPVGRILGVLVVRPLLILTLGLGLLAAERSLVLANALVVLVDVIALIIVGRAMRAEGRRLRDLFAPWRWVDLAWGALMLVILVVGFLVAIFLANLIVYRGSLPMPPPAPDVPLWVGLVAVLIAPLTIACAEEAVYRGYAQPRLGRRIGSLGALVVVAVVFGLQHVGFALTSGPDVAAKVLTTLLAGLVLGGLWLWMRRLVPLVLAHWGLDLLLLGLPTLLLAVG; this is encoded by the coding sequence ATGAACACCGCACCTCGACCCTTCGCCCCTCTCGATCCCCACAGCGCTCTGACCTCGTCGGATGCATCGCCGGCCGACGCTGCGACCGCCCCGGCCCCCGTCGGGCGGATCCTCGGCGTCCTCGTCGTCCGTCCGCTGCTCATCCTCACTCTCGGGCTCGGCCTTCTGGCGGCGGAGCGCTCGCTGGTGCTCGCCAATGCCCTGGTCGTGCTCGTCGACGTGATCGCCCTGATCATCGTCGGCCGCGCGATGCGCGCCGAGGGTCGCCGGCTCCGCGACCTCTTCGCCCCCTGGCGCTGGGTCGACCTCGCCTGGGGTGCCCTGATGCTGGTGATCCTCGTGGTCGGATTCCTCGTCGCGATCTTCCTCGCCAACCTGATCGTGTACCGCGGCTCCCTGCCGATGCCGCCGCCCGCGCCCGACGTCCCCCTGTGGGTGGGGCTCGTGGCCGTGCTGATCGCGCCGCTGACCATCGCCTGCGCGGAGGAGGCCGTCTACCGCGGCTATGCCCAGCCGCGCCTGGGCCGCCGGATCGGCTCTCTCGGCGCCCTGGTCGTGGTCGCCGTCGTCTTCGGGCTGCAGCATGTCGGCTTCGCCCTCACCTCCGGGCCCGACGTCGCCGCCAAAGTGCTGACCACGCTGCTGGCCGGCCTGGTGCTCGGCGGGCTGTGGCTCTGGATGCGGCGACTGGTCCCGCTGGTGCTCGCCCACTGGGGCCTGGACCTGCTGCTGCTGGGACTGCCCACCCTCCTGCTCGCCGTGGGCTGA
- a CDS encoding TetR/AcrR family transcriptional regulator, with protein sequence MPVPARPRRHDPERRDRIIDACLDVIAEHGMAGTSHRRVAAAADVPLGSMTYHFSGMDELLREAFARFADQMAARVEQRMASAATLDEALEAFGANIGEDVFSTQRELVISQELYTLAARRPEYRDLTSAWMARTRATLAPFVDEDTAILLDAMNEGLALHRALHTAPARTALIAEALGRLTAER encoded by the coding sequence GTGCCCGTTCCTGCCCGGCCCCGACGTCACGACCCCGAGCGTCGTGATCGCATCATCGATGCCTGCCTCGACGTGATCGCCGAGCACGGGATGGCCGGCACGTCCCACCGGCGCGTGGCCGCTGCCGCCGATGTCCCGCTGGGGTCGATGACCTACCACTTCAGCGGAATGGACGAGCTGCTGCGGGAGGCCTTCGCGCGCTTCGCCGATCAGATGGCCGCGCGGGTCGAGCAGCGCATGGCATCCGCCGCGACGCTGGACGAGGCGCTCGAGGCCTTCGGCGCGAACATCGGTGAGGATGTCTTCTCCACGCAGCGGGAGCTGGTGATCTCCCAGGAGCTCTACACCCTGGCGGCGCGCCGCCCCGAATACCGCGACCTCACGAGCGCCTGGATGGCACGCACGCGCGCCACGCTCGCTCCCTTCGTCGACGAGGACACAGCCATCCTGCTGGATGCGATGAACGAGGGTCTCGCCCTGCACCGGGCGCTGCATACCGCGCCGGCGCGAACCGCGCTGATCGCGGAGGCACTGGGACGGCTCACCGCAGAGCGCTGA
- a CDS encoding MFS transporter: protein MRSEPSTLRRARAAVATLFLTNGALLANLLPRYPEIKAELALTNSTYGLVLAAFPAGAILAGLGAGALIRRLGSAPLATGGTILTALGLLGAAWSPSAGLLALALLCAGGSDAITDVAQNAHGLRVQRAYRRSIINSFHAVWSIGAVLGGSLAALAIALEIPLRIHLAASGLLFAVVALVALRFTLPGKDPENTQIPAGADPAGPSSGAGTAPSAAGASRARLAVMLSVLVAIAIGGTLVEDSGNSWATLYLGRDLGAPAAIAATGYIALVGAQFIGRTIGDGLVDRFGQRAVARGGGVVITLGMGCALAVPTVPGTVAGFALAGLGSATLVPAAMQEADDLPGLRHGTGLTIVSWLMRLGFLASPPLVGLVADAAGLRMGLLVVPLAGLLVIVMSGVLSTRGPAADHGAQPAPEPITDHS from the coding sequence ATGCGCTCCGAGCCGTCCACCCTGCGCCGTGCCCGCGCGGCCGTCGCCACCCTGTTCTTGACGAACGGGGCGCTGCTGGCCAATCTCCTGCCCCGCTACCCCGAGATCAAGGCGGAGCTGGCACTCACCAATTCGACCTACGGGCTGGTCCTGGCCGCCTTCCCCGCCGGCGCGATCCTGGCCGGACTGGGAGCCGGGGCGCTGATCCGACGGCTCGGCTCCGCGCCTCTGGCCACCGGCGGGACGATCCTGACCGCTCTCGGACTGCTGGGGGCCGCCTGGTCACCGAGCGCAGGACTGCTGGCCCTCGCCCTGCTGTGCGCCGGGGGCAGCGATGCGATCACCGATGTCGCGCAGAATGCGCACGGCCTGCGGGTCCAGCGCGCCTACCGCCGCTCGATCATCAACTCCTTCCATGCCGTCTGGTCCATCGGGGCGGTGCTCGGCGGGTCCCTGGCGGCCCTCGCGATCGCCCTCGAGATCCCGCTGCGGATCCATCTGGCGGCCTCCGGCCTGCTGTTCGCGGTGGTCGCGCTGGTGGCGCTGCGCTTCACCCTGCCCGGGAAGGACCCCGAGAACACGCAGATCCCGGCGGGGGCCGATCCGGCAGGCCCCTCCTCCGGTGCCGGGACAGCGCCCTCAGCCGCCGGCGCGAGCCGGGCACGGCTCGCGGTGATGCTGTCGGTACTGGTGGCCATCGCCATCGGCGGCACCCTGGTCGAGGATTCCGGCAACTCCTGGGCGACGCTCTACCTCGGCCGCGATCTCGGTGCCCCGGCAGCGATCGCCGCCACCGGGTACATCGCCCTGGTGGGCGCGCAGTTCATCGGCCGCACGATCGGCGATGGCCTGGTGGACCGCTTCGGTCAGCGCGCCGTCGCCCGGGGCGGGGGCGTGGTCATCACCCTCGGCATGGGATGCGCCCTGGCCGTCCCCACGGTGCCGGGCACGGTCGCCGGCTTCGCCCTGGCAGGGCTGGGCAGCGCGACCCTGGTGCCCGCGGCCATGCAGGAGGCCGACGACCTGCCGGGACTGCGGCACGGCACCGGATTGACGATCGTGTCGTGGCTGATGCGGCTGGGCTTCCTGGCCTCACCACCGCTGGTCGGCCTGGTCGCCGATGCGGCCGGGCTGCGCATGGGCCTCCTGGTGGTTCCGCTGGCGGGACTGCTGGTCATCGTGATGTCCGGCGTCCTGAGCACCCGTGGCCCCGCCGCCGACCACGGTGCGCAGCCGGCGCCCGAACCGATCACCGACCACAGCTGA